A part of Candidatus Methanoperedens sp. genomic DNA contains:
- a CDS encoding CoB--CoM heterodisulfide reductase iron-sulfur subunit B family protein, producing MKYSYYPGCAQHGTAVDYRMSVAIVFKRLGIELEEIKNWNCCGALHVDDWNTRVALSARTLAAAKGLDIATPCNLCYSNLMRANTAFEDSSLKNKVNEALMTKYEGNTKPKHLLEVVVKDFGLTKLSEHVKHPLKIKAVPYYGCLLTRPENRFDSPENPKSLDNLLSALGAEPVKYYYKTKCCGGPILITNEDLALCLAKDLLLMAKESGADCMVVTCPMCHLQLDAKQKAVESKYDIKIELPVIYFTQLIGLAMGLTPEELGLKKHLVSAEKLIAKIGR from the coding sequence ATGAAATATTCTTATTATCCGGGGTGCGCGCAGCATGGAACGGCCGTAGATTATCGCATGTCTGTGGCAATCGTGTTCAAGCGGCTCGGTATTGAGCTTGAAGAGATCAAGAACTGGAACTGCTGCGGAGCCCTGCACGTGGACGACTGGAACACGAGAGTTGCACTCTCGGCAAGAACCCTGGCAGCGGCAAAAGGTCTCGATATAGCAACCCCGTGCAATCTCTGCTACTCTAACCTTATGCGTGCGAACACCGCATTTGAAGACAGCTCTCTGAAAAATAAAGTCAACGAAGCCCTCATGACCAAATACGAAGGGAACACGAAACCAAAGCACCTTCTTGAAGTGGTAGTGAAAGATTTCGGCCTCACGAAACTCTCTGAACACGTCAAGCACCCGCTGAAGATAAAAGCTGTACCTTACTACGGCTGCCTTCTCACTCGCCCCGAGAACAGGTTCGATAGCCCTGAGAACCCAAAATCGCTGGATAATCTCCTTTCGGCCCTGGGCGCAGAGCCGGTAAAATACTATTACAAAACGAAGTGTTGCGGCGGCCCCATTCTCATTACTAACGAAGATTTGGCTCTGTGTCTGGCAAAAGATCTGCTGCTCATGGCGAAAGAGTCGGGGGCTGACTGCATGGTAGTGACGTGCCCGATGTGCCACCTCCAGCTTGATGCCAAACAAAAGGCAGTAGAATCCAAATATGATATCAAGATAGAACTTCCTGTTATTTATTTCACGCAACTCATTGGCCTTGCCATGGGCCTTACTCCGGAGGAGCTCGGATTGAAAAAACATCTTGTCTCTGCTGAAAAACTGATCGCTAAGATAGGGAGGTAA
- a CDS encoding biotin/lipoate A/B protein ligase family protein has protein sequence MTSASSMIQKTWRFIDVDKIDGFYSAALFESIGRHVGAGSSPETILFWRVRSPVVYLGYHQCVEDEINTGFCGASGIGIVRRILGGGCGFCDEDQILYSVIGREEGVIPRDIQDAYNKVLNGVVLALATLGPGGELEPARNAVYSRGKKISGNAQGRLGGAVLINGSLLLDFDFELMDKILKNPTKNLRPVEHARDGMITLREMRITDMAGVKKVLMKGFEKALGIISMDGTLTGSEVEMANELSDKYRRDDWTFRMDIRRELRKKPGVPPAPPAE, from the coding sequence TTGACTTCAGCGTCCTCTATGATTCAAAAAACCTGGCGTTTCATAGACGTTGATAAAATTGACGGCTTCTACAGCGCAGCTCTTTTTGAGTCGATAGGCAGGCATGTAGGCGCCGGCTCATCTCCCGAAACTATACTTTTCTGGCGGGTGCGCTCGCCCGTTGTATATCTTGGGTACCATCAATGTGTTGAGGACGAGATAAACACCGGTTTCTGCGGCGCCAGCGGCATCGGTATTGTACGGCGAATTCTGGGAGGTGGGTGCGGTTTTTGCGATGAGGACCAGATACTTTATTCTGTGATAGGCAGGGAGGAAGGAGTCATACCACGAGATATCCAGGATGCATATAATAAGGTCCTCAATGGTGTGGTCCTGGCCCTTGCGACCCTTGGTCCTGGAGGCGAACTCGAACCTGCCCGGAATGCTGTCTATTCAAGAGGCAAGAAAATCTCAGGGAATGCACAGGGACGCCTTGGAGGTGCGGTCTTGATCAATGGCAGCCTCTTGCTGGATTTTGATTTTGAGCTAATGGATAAAATCCTTAAAAACCCGACAAAGAACCTTCGTCCCGTGGAGCACGCAAGAGATGGAATGATAACTTTGCGGGAAATGCGCATAACGGACATGGCGGGTGTGAAAAAAGTCCTCATGAAAGGTTTTGAAAAAGCTCTCGGGATAATCTCTATGGATGGCACGTTGACCGGGAGTGAAGTGGAAATGGCGAATGAATTATCAGATAAGTACAGGCGGGATGATTGGACATTCAGGATGGATATCAGAAGGGAGCTCAGGAAAAAACCCGGCGTGCCTCCTGCTCCGCCAGCCGAATAA
- a CDS encoding 4Fe-4S dicluster domain-containing protein produces MKKETIQPESRDLAFRDLILKTPIGEKIPTCMQCGICAGSCPVSHEMDYTPRQLVRMVQLGLKKDVLNSNTIWICTTCFSCSVRCPRGIRPTELMEMLKPIAVAEGIRNKNAKFDQVFSDVVKKNGRASEFLLISKYSLSDPGMIKQAPFGLALISKGKLPLVIDKMDDTRELEGIFDPGTPPGENKEKPEKQKSNEGPEK; encoded by the coding sequence ATGAAAAAGGAAACTATCCAGCCCGAATCCAGAGACCTGGCTTTCCGCGACCTTATTTTGAAAACACCGATCGGTGAAAAAATTCCCACATGTATGCAGTGCGGGATATGCGCAGGTTCATGTCCTGTAAGCCACGAAATGGATTACACGCCGCGGCAACTTGTCCGCATGGTTCAGCTCGGTCTCAAGAAGGATGTGCTCAACAGCAACACTATATGGATCTGTACTACATGCTTTTCATGCTCGGTTCGCTGTCCGAGAGGGATACGTCCCACCGAACTCATGGAGATGTTAAAGCCCATAGCCGTGGCGGAAGGCATAAGGAACAAGAACGCGAAATTCGATCAAGTTTTCTCGGACGTGGTGAAGAAAAATGGAAGGGCATCGGAATTCCTGTTGATCTCGAAATACAGCCTGTCCGACCCCGGGATGATAAAACAGGCTCCTTTCGGTCTCGCCCTGATCTCAAAAGGAAAGCTCCCGTTGGTCATCGATAAAATGGATGATACACGCGAATTGGAGGGTATTTTTGATCCCGGTACGCCGCCTGGGGAAAACAAGGAAAAACCTGAAAAACAAAAAAGCAATGAGGGGCCGGAGAAATGA
- the larC gene encoding nickel pincer cofactor biosynthesis protein LarC: MKAILFDPFSGASGDMTIAALIDLGANAGRVKEAMELSAEVEVEVSKTAKKGIGALAVKVSAKKENSLSFSDIIERIRALSFPDEIISDAISVFNILGKAEAKVHGSSLENLHFHELGQEDAIADIVGACMAFHDLGLKNHRIYCTPISAGSGFVEFSHGKFPVPAPAVMEILKEYSLPWQSGPVEGELLTPTGAALLAHFVNEKGACPPMRTERIGYGAGSKDTVIPNVLRIIAGEIDDALISDRIEVLETNVDDVTGQVLGNLIEELLKAGALDVSIIPATMKKGRSGHIIQVIVKPEDSGTLARKIIEETGSLGVRIIPIKHRLIAQREMGKVNITINSRVFSVAIKIARDLHGVLLNISAEFEDCRKASKGSGIPLRDVIRLAEQEARRVFS, from the coding sequence ATGAAAGCAATTCTGTTCGATCCATTTTCCGGGGCATCAGGTGACATGACCATTGCCGCCCTCATTGACCTTGGAGCGAATGCGGGACGGGTTAAGGAGGCCATGGAATTGTCGGCTGAGGTTGAAGTCGAGGTTTCAAAGACCGCAAAAAAAGGGATCGGGGCACTTGCTGTCAAAGTGTCCGCGAAAAAAGAAAATAGTTTGAGTTTTTCAGATATAATTGAGCGCATTAGAGCCTTGAGTTTTCCTGATGAAATTATTTCAGATGCGATCTCAGTTTTTAACATTCTCGGAAAAGCCGAGGCAAAGGTCCACGGCTCAAGTCTTGAAAATCTGCATTTCCATGAACTCGGGCAGGAAGATGCGATCGCGGACATTGTTGGAGCATGTATGGCTTTTCACGACCTGGGATTGAAAAATCACAGGATTTATTGTACACCAATTTCAGCTGGCAGTGGTTTCGTTGAGTTCTCGCATGGAAAATTCCCGGTACCAGCACCTGCGGTAATGGAGATATTAAAAGAATATTCGCTGCCATGGCAATCGGGCCCGGTCGAAGGGGAACTGCTGACACCCACGGGCGCAGCGCTGCTTGCGCATTTCGTAAATGAAAAAGGTGCATGCCCCCCGATGAGAACTGAACGTATCGGCTATGGAGCGGGAAGCAAAGATACAGTTATTCCCAATGTGTTGCGGATAATTGCAGGTGAGATAGACGATGCCCTAATATCAGACAGAATAGAGGTACTTGAGACCAACGTCGACGATGTCACAGGCCAGGTGCTCGGCAATCTTATTGAGGAGCTGTTGAAAGCCGGCGCGCTGGATGTATCCATAATACCTGCTACCATGAAAAAAGGACGGAGCGGCCACATAATCCAGGTAATTGTGAAACCAGAGGATTCGGGGACTCTCGCAAGGAAAATAATTGAGGAAACAGGTTCTCTCGGGGTAAGGATTATCCCGATAAAACACAGGCTGATTGCACAGAGGGAAATGGGAAAGGTGAACATTACAATAAACAGCAGGGTTTTTTCAGTCGCTATCAAAATTGCAAGAGATTTACATGGTGTCCTGCTGAATATCTCTGCTGAGTTCGAGGATTGCAGGAAAGCATCGAAGGGCTCAGGAATTCCTTTAAGGGACGTTATTCGGCTGGCGGAGCAGGAGGCACGCCGGGTTTTTTCCTGA
- a CDS encoding DUF475 domain-containing protein, whose translation MDIFSIILTIIGLILFETISSIDNAVINAEVLSTMSLRARKWFLFYGLLFAVFVIRGMLPWLIVWGTNPALGPVGALTATFSQDPRVKEVIEESAPFLLVGGGVFLIFLFFHWLFIEAKNYGLRGERFFHQHGVWFFAIVSIILTLIVWFSLKQHPFMAFGAVMGSTAFFITHGFKQNAEAHEQELMGGTSMSDLSKILYLEVIDATFSIDGVVGAFAFTLSVPLILIGNGMGAYVVRQLTVSNIERVKRYIYLKNGAMYSIFFLGIIMVLDSFGYKVPQWVSPVITIGVVGYFFYKSRQCL comes from the coding sequence ATGGACATATTCTCAATTATTCTGACCATAATCGGTCTTATTCTATTCGAGACCATAAGCAGCATCGACAATGCAGTAATTAATGCCGAAGTGCTCTCAACGATGTCACTACGTGCACGAAAATGGTTCCTTTTCTACGGATTGCTTTTTGCGGTTTTTGTCATAAGAGGCATGCTGCCATGGCTTATCGTATGGGGGACAAATCCTGCTCTCGGTCCTGTCGGCGCCCTGACAGCCACCTTCAGCCAGGACCCAAGAGTAAAGGAGGTCATTGAGGAGTCAGCGCCCTTCTTACTGGTTGGAGGAGGGGTTTTCCTCATATTCCTATTTTTTCACTGGCTTTTCATTGAGGCGAAGAACTACGGGCTGCGTGGCGAGAGATTTTTCCACCAGCACGGTGTTTGGTTCTTTGCCATAGTCTCCATAATTCTCACTTTAATTGTCTGGTTTTCATTAAAGCAGCACCCTTTCATGGCCTTCGGTGCAGTGATGGGCTCGACTGCATTTTTCATAACACACGGGTTCAAGCAGAACGCAGAGGCTCACGAGCAGGAGCTTATGGGTGGAACAAGTATGAGTGACCTGAGCAAGATCCTGTACCTTGAGGTGATCGATGCCACGTTCTCTATTGACGGCGTGGTAGGAGCATTTGCATTCACTCTTTCTGTCCCCCTGATCCTCATCGGTAACGGCATGGGAGCCTATGTGGTGAGACAGCTCACGGTCAGCAATATTGAACGGGTCAAGAGATACATCTACCTGAAAAACGGGGCTATGTACTCCATATTTTTCCTGGGGATAATAATGGTGCTGGATAGCTTCGGATACAAGGTCCCGCAATGGGTGTCGCCGGTGATAACGATCGGCGTTGTGGGGTATTTCTTCTATAAATCCAGACAGTGTTTATAA
- a CDS encoding 4Fe-4S binding protein, whose product MAENEPVPESLPEKEPAPKKIGVYLCRCGGNIGDVVDLQAVAESLKENKDTVVNIQDYLCSSQGQEKIKNDIEKGKVDRVVIGSCSPKLHLETFRSMVKKAGLNPTLLEITNIREQASWVHEKDGINPKVRGLIKGAVARMGSLESLVPLEKKLVDRTLVIGGGIAGITTSLELADSHEVILIEKQPFLGGHMIGLSKTFPTLDCSQCILTPKMVAVRNHPNITMFTQTEVGDVSGSPGDYSITLKHSPRYVDIKKCISCGACARKCPTGAIFLPFAQAIPQAYVIDMSKCKNCRACVEVCPRDAVNLEAKEEKSIISVGAVTMATGFEPIDPSFIEEYNYPAPNLLTAVEFEEMLSARSKTGMRLQKADGTFPNRVAFVLCAGSRDFTGRGRKHCSKVCCIYSQKQAQLVKKMKGDAEAWIFYIDMRSAGRRFEEFYYHTAQKGVNYVRGKVSEIIPKPDSTLMVQYEDTNLGRKGREIFDMVVLCPALIPSAGTKELADKLGVPLGDDGFIEEKHVKLDPVNTLNQSVFAAGCVLGPKDIHDSVTEGMSAAHKVGQFLGKGIILIPPEKPMILECNGCGDCVKACPYNALSLERGKAVLSPLACTGCGTCVPACPIKGIELRNFTRNQLKAQLKGILSEGTGVIVFIDPFAYAAADIAGVNRKQYSSLIRFVSVPSIHVLDADVVNAAFEYGAAGVMLIEGTTDEKLTSLSDDLYKKLKKETRKHKKPLRYSHIETAQYEKLTDLLNVFASQAGAKAERKGNKVQGNNLKEIADTEED is encoded by the coding sequence ATGGCAGAAAACGAACCAGTTCCAGAGTCGCTTCCCGAGAAAGAACCTGCGCCCAAGAAAATTGGCGTATACCTTTGCAGATGCGGTGGTAATATCGGCGATGTGGTTGACCTTCAGGCCGTAGCGGAAAGCCTGAAAGAAAATAAGGATACAGTAGTGAATATCCAGGATTACCTGTGCAGCAGCCAGGGACAGGAGAAAATAAAAAACGACATCGAGAAAGGAAAGGTCGACCGCGTTGTAATCGGTTCATGCTCACCCAAACTGCATCTTGAAACATTCAGAAGCATGGTAAAAAAAGCGGGGCTCAACCCCACTCTCCTTGAGATCACGAACATACGCGAACAGGCAAGCTGGGTGCATGAGAAAGACGGAATCAACCCAAAGGTCAGGGGATTGATAAAAGGTGCCGTAGCCCGCATGGGATCATTGGAATCGCTTGTGCCGCTTGAGAAAAAACTTGTGGACAGGACATTAGTCATTGGTGGGGGAATTGCGGGGATAACCACATCCCTTGAACTCGCAGATTCCCATGAAGTGATACTTATAGAAAAGCAACCTTTCCTTGGGGGGCACATGATCGGATTATCCAAGACCTTCCCCACACTTGATTGTTCCCAGTGTATACTCACGCCAAAAATGGTGGCCGTGCGCAATCATCCAAATATCACCATGTTCACGCAGACGGAAGTTGGGGATGTCAGCGGAAGCCCGGGTGATTACTCGATTACACTCAAACACAGCCCCAGATATGTGGATATTAAAAAATGCATCTCCTGCGGAGCATGCGCCAGGAAATGCCCTACAGGCGCCATATTCCTGCCCTTTGCCCAGGCGATCCCACAGGCGTACGTGATCGATATGTCTAAATGCAAGAACTGCAGAGCCTGTGTAGAAGTATGCCCACGCGACGCTGTCAACCTCGAAGCAAAGGAAGAAAAGAGCATAATTTCGGTCGGGGCTGTCACTATGGCCACGGGTTTTGAGCCTATTGATCCATCTTTCATAGAAGAGTACAACTACCCTGCCCCAAATCTCCTTACAGCAGTTGAATTTGAGGAGATGCTCTCGGCAAGGAGCAAAACCGGGATGAGACTTCAGAAAGCAGATGGGACATTCCCCAATCGGGTGGCTTTTGTGTTGTGTGCCGGGAGCCGTGATTTTACAGGCAGAGGGAGAAAACATTGCTCCAAGGTATGCTGTATCTATTCGCAGAAACAGGCACAGCTCGTCAAGAAAATGAAAGGTGATGCAGAGGCATGGATATTCTATATAGATATGAGGTCTGCGGGAAGAAGATTTGAGGAATTCTATTACCATACGGCGCAAAAGGGTGTCAACTATGTGCGCGGGAAAGTCTCCGAAATCATCCCAAAACCCGATAGTACGCTCATGGTGCAGTATGAAGATACGAATCTGGGCCGAAAAGGGCGGGAGATCTTTGACATGGTAGTGCTGTGTCCCGCGCTTATTCCGTCCGCGGGTACTAAGGAGCTTGCCGATAAGCTTGGTGTGCCCCTTGGAGATGACGGGTTCATAGAGGAAAAGCATGTCAAGCTTGACCCTGTTAATACATTGAACCAGTCTGTGTTCGCGGCAGGCTGTGTTCTTGGCCCGAAGGATATCCATGATTCCGTGACCGAAGGCATGAGTGCGGCGCATAAAGTCGGGCAGTTCCTCGGGAAGGGCATTATACTCATCCCGCCTGAAAAACCAATGATTTTGGAGTGCAACGGCTGCGGAGATTGCGTGAAAGCCTGCCCTTATAATGCTCTCAGCCTTGAAAGGGGAAAAGCGGTCCTCTCGCCGCTGGCATGCACCGGTTGTGGCACCTGCGTCCCGGCGTGCCCGATAAAAGGCATTGAGCTGAGGAATTTTACGCGCAACCAGTTGAAAGCGCAGCTAAAAGGGATATTGAGCGAAGGAACGGGTGTGATCGTTTTTATCGATCCTTTTGCATACGCGGCCGCGGATATTGCAGGGGTCAACCGCAAGCAGTATTCATCTCTTATCAGGTTTGTGAGCGTGCCATCCATCCACGTACTGGATGCCGATGTTGTCAATGCTGCTTTTGAATACGGCGCAGCAGGAGTGATGCTCATTGAAGGAACCACGGATGAAAAACTTACATCGCTCTCCGATGACCTTTACAAAAAGCTTAAAAAGGAGACACGGAAGCATAAAAAACCGCTTCGGTATTCACATATAGAGACAGCACAGTACGAGAAATTGACCGACCTATTGAATGTGTTTGCATCACAGGCCGGTGCGAAGGCCGAAAGGAAGGGCAATAAAGTGCAGGGGAATAATCTGAAAGAAATCGCTGACACCGAAGAAGACTGA